The sequence TGGCCGGGGATGCCTATTTGGTGTCCTTGCATTCATCGAGCCAGTCCCGCGGGGATCGCAAGGCAGTAGCGCATCCGGTCAGTGCTCAGCAGTTGGATCGGATGATGAGCCATAAGACTGGCCCGGATACGCTGGCGAACATTTACGCGCGTTTGTCGTTGCAGTTCGAGCGCGGCAGGCCAGCGACGTTCCAGCAGCTTTCAGAGTCTTACGCCCGTGCTGCCCAGGGTGGAGGCAATGTGCGCTACGCGGCAAGGCTGAACCAGCGATTCAAAGCTGGCAAAGGTTATGGCTGGGTTGCTTTGGCGAAGCAAGCTGGTCGCTTAGGCCGAGTCATGATGCAGAATCATATGGCTGCTGATCGGCCTCGTTTTGCTTCGGGTGTCGATCGCTTGATCAACGATGCCGAGAACATTGTGAACGCGGAAATGAAACGTATCCAGGCACAGGAAGCGCAGAAAGTGGGTGCGTCGAAGGCACCGCATGTTCCGTACCGGGATTGGAACGCCGGGGCGCGTCCTGGATCGGGTACTGACCAGGGTTACGAACGATAGGCCCCAACCTAACGAGAGGAAGCACCGTGGAAAGCCAGGAAGAATCAGAGATGATGCAGGACTTCGGCAGCATTGTCCGAGCCGTGATGGGTTCGGGAATGCAAATGGCCGAGAACGCCCAGCGCCGAGCACAAATGCGGCTGTCCGAGGCCAATGCGGAAGTAGAGCGTGAACGCAACGTGGCTCAGATGGTTCACCGAGATTTATCTTCAGCGCAGTTCTGGAAGAGCGCTGGCAGCGAGGCGATTGCCGACAGGATGATCGTGGCCAGCGAACTTGCTGGACGCCATGAATCAGCTTCCCAGGCGTTCATGGCTGGTGCTGACCGTATCCGCAATCAGTTCGGGATCAACGTGGAGGACATTAACCGGGATCATCCCACGGCGGCGACTGACCGCCACCGGGCCTTGCGGGATGCGCTGGATGACTACCTGGCCGGCCAGCGGGAGCACGCCGAAGGCAACCCGGTAGCAGCCGAGCAGGCGCAGGAGAACGAAGAAGCTCACCAAGCAGTGGCTGAGCGCGCAGCAGGTGAAGAACTGGCTGATGAGGCTCACGCTGACGCGGCGGAGCGGCGCGCCGAGCAAGAGCCGGTGCTTGGTGGCAAAGAACAGGGTGAGCCAACTGAAAATTCTGCGGCTCCCGCAGCTCCTAAGCATGCCGATGGGGCAAAACCTGGTTCTGCTGATGCAGAGCCGAAGCAGAACAGCCCCGCTGCGCAACGGCTGCTGACGGTGTGGAAAGATAAGGGCGGCAAAGACGCTGATTTCCCGTTGGCTCCAACCACCGCTAACCCCCAGACAGCCATGAAGAACCGCAAGCGAGTCATGGCCGGAGCGGCCCCGGCACGCACACAGGGACAGGAGCGAACGCGATGATCGGCATTCCCCCAAACGATGATGAGCTGGATCTGGACGCTGGCGAGGCCAACGAGCCAGCGTCCCAACAACCAGTGACCGAGCAAGAACCAGAAGAACGCCCCTTCCTCTATGAGGATGCGGAACAGTGGCTGCATGGGTATGCGCTACCGCGCTACTTGCGCAGGCATGGCCCCTCAGGCCATGCGTGGGCACCGAATTGGTATGAGTACCCGGAAGCGTATTCGGTG comes from Glutamicibacter arilaitensis Re117 and encodes:
- a CDS encoding DUF4913 domain-containing protein, coding for MIGIPPNDDELDLDAGEANEPASQQPVTEQEPEERPFLYEDAEQWLHGYALPRYLRRHGPSGHAWAPNWYEYPEAYSVITALWETWEQMRWDGPQQVLVFYRDYFYPLMDRLTAQDGPFHAYDKVMHPELPEMLPIWDAPSGYFRSSV